From the Phyllopteryx taeniolatus isolate TA_2022b chromosome 16, UOR_Ptae_1.2, whole genome shotgun sequence genome, one window contains:
- the znhit1 gene encoding zinc finger HIT domain-containing protein 1, protein MVLEKKGSARVETAGQRRVLDDGTRQRRLSRQLEALEKDNFQDDPLSSLPPPGPTARLPAFSETEEPEKKKRKTRGDHFKLRFRKNFTALLEEENLADKPEPNYLSALVPPSSLPPRHFCCVCGFPSNYTCTTCGGRYCSGKCLVTHRETRCLKWTL, encoded by the coding sequence ATGGTGCTGGAAAAAAAGGGCTCGGCTCGGGTCGAGACGGCGGGCCAGCGGCGGGTTCTTGACGACGGCACCCGTCAGAGAAGGCTGAGCAGGCAGCTCGAGGCTTTGGAGAAAGACAACTTCCAGGACGACCCTCTGAGCTCGCTCCCCCCGCCCGGTCCGACTGCCCGTCTCCCCGCCTTCAGTGAAACGGAGGAACctgagaaaaagaagaggaagacacGGGGCGACCACTTCAAGTTGCGCTTCAGGAAAAACTTCACGGCGCTTCTGGAGGAGGAGAACTTAGCGGACAAGCCGGAGCCCAACTACCTTTCGGCGCTGGTTCCGCCGTCCTCGCTCCCGCCGCGCCATTTTTGCTGCGTGTGCGGCTTTCCGTCCAACTACACGTGCACGACATGCGGGGGGCGCTACTGCTCCGGCAAGTGTTTGGTGACGCACCGAGAGACCAGGTGTCTCAAGTGGACGCTGTGA